Proteins found in one Silene latifolia isolate original U9 population unplaced genomic scaffold, ASM4854445v1 scaffold_20.1, whole genome shotgun sequence genomic segment:
- the LOC141638535 gene encoding phragmoplastin DRP1E-like isoform X2 codes for MATMKGLIQAVNTLQQVFTKLRDFVDDASFPVFDVLPSIAVVGGQSSGKSSVLESIVGRDFLPRGSGIITRRPLVLQLCKIEQGTQEYAEFLHLPKARFTDFSLVRNEIQEETDRMTGRLKKISQVPIQLTIYSPNVVNLTLIDLPGLTKVAVEGQPETIVNDIENLVRSYVQKPNCIILAITPANQDVATSDSIRLAREVDPAGERTFGVLTKLDLMDRGTNALEVLEGKAYRLQHPWVGVVNRSQADINRNVDMLAARCREREYFATSPDYAHLASKMGSEHLANLLSRQLESVIRARIPDVASLISRNIDDIESELNILGSPIPIDGGAQLYTILELCRAFEQTFKEHLVGGRPGGDRIHIVFEHQLPAALRKIPMDRHLSVKNVKRIVFEADGYQPHLVAPELGYRRLIEGALTFFRGPAEASVDAVHIILKELVRKTIAGTQELRRLPALQSEIAAAAYEALEKFREESKKTTLRLVDMESSYITVDFFRKLPQEDLTGGIPSMSPSGRFSEAHFQRIGSTISSYIDMVSHTLKNSIPKAVVYCQVREAKQGLLNHFYAQLGSKEVNQLTELLAEHPELMVKREKCSKRLALCRSARDEIE; via the exons ATGGCGACCATGAAAGGTTTGATCCAAGCAGTAAACACATTACAACAAGTCTTCACTAAATTACGAGACTTCGTCGATGACGCATCCTTTCCTGTTTTCGACGTTCTTCCCTCTATCGCCGTCGTCGGGGGCCAG AGCTCCGGCAAGTCATCGGTGCTTGAGAGTATTGTTGGACGTGATTTCCTCCCTCGCGGCTCAG GTATTATAACTAGAAGGCCTTTGGTATTGCAACTGTGCAAGATAGAGCAAGGAACACAAGAGTATGCAGAGTTTCTTCACTTGCCAAAAGCGCGATTCAccgattttt CGCTGGTACGTAATGAAATCCAAGAAGAAACCGATAGGATGACTGGCAGGTTGAAGAAAATATCACAAGTCCCCATCCAATTAACCATCTATTCACCCAATG TTGTTAATCTGACATTGATTGATTTACCTGGCTTAACAAAAGTTGCTGTAG AAGGGCAGCCGGAGACAATTGTAAACGATATTGAGAACTTGGTCCGATCATATGTGCAGAAG CCCAACTGCATTATCCTTGCAATAACTCCAGCTAACCAAGATGTAGCAACATCTGATTCCATCAGGCTTGCACGTGAAGTTGACCCTGCAG GGGAACGAACGTTTGGTGTCTTGACTAAACTGGACTTGATGGACAGGGGAACAAATGCTTTAGAG GTTCTTGAAGGAAAAGCCTATCGTCTGCAGCATCCGTGGGTAGGTGTTGTGAATCGTTCCCAAGCAGACATCAACAGaaatgttgatatgcttgctgcAAGATGTAGAGAACGTGAATATTTTGCCACAAGTCCTGATTATGCGCACTTGGCTAGCAAGATGGGCTCCGAGCATCTAGCAAACCTTCTTTCAAGA CAACTGGAGTCGGTAATCAGGGCACGTATCCCAGATGTTGCATCTCTAATTAGCAGAAACATTGATGACATTGAATCTGAGTTAAATATCCTTGGTAGTCCGATTCCCATTGATGGAGGG GCACAGTTGTATACTATTCTAGAACTTTGCCGTGCATTTGAGCAGACATTTAAAGAGCATCTGGTGGGAGG GCGACCAGGTGGTGATCGTATACACATAGTATTTGAACATCAGCTTCCAGCTGCTCTACGGAAAATCCCTATGGATCGCCACCTTTCAGTAAAGAACGTTAAAAGAATTGTCTTTGAAGCCGATGGTTATCAACCTCATCTTGTTGCACCTGAGCTAGGGTATAGACGGCTTATTGAAGGCGCACTTACATTTTTCCGAGGTCCAGCTGAAGCTTCAGTTGATGCT GTTCACATCATTCTAAAAGAACTTGTGAGGAAAACCATTGCAGGAACTCAG GAATTAAGACGGTTGCCAGCTCTTCAATCTGAGATAGCAGCGGCTGCATATGAGGCACTAGAGAAGTTCCGGGAGGAGAGCAAGAAGACAACTCTACGACTCGTTGACATGGAATCCTCATATATTACTGTTGATTTCTTCCGCAAACTTCCTCAGGAGGATCTGACAGGAGGAATCCCATCTATGAGCCCTAGTGGCCGATTCTCAGAGGCTCACTTCCAAAGAATTGGTTCCACTATTTCCTCTTACATTGATATGGTATCTCACACACTGAAGAACTCCATTCCTAAGGCTGTGGTGTACTGCCAGGTTAGGGAAGCAAAGCAGGGTTTACTTAATCACTTTTACGCACAATTGGGAAGCAAAGAG GTCAATCAGTTGACTGAATTGCTGGCTGAACATCCGGAGTTGATGGTAAAAAGAGAGAAATGTTCAAAGCGGCTGGCGTTGTGCAGATCTGCTCGAGATGAGATTGA GTAA
- the LOC141638535 gene encoding phragmoplastin DRP1E-like isoform X1, translated as MATMKGLIQAVNTLQQVFTKLRDFVDDASFPVFDVLPSIAVVGGQSSGKSSVLESIVGRDFLPRGSGIITRRPLVLQLCKIEQGTQEYAEFLHLPKARFTDFSLVRNEIQEETDRMTGRLKKISQVPIQLTIYSPNVVNLTLIDLPGLTKVAVEGQPETIVNDIENLVRSYVQKPNCIILAITPANQDVATSDSIRLAREVDPAGERTFGVLTKLDLMDRGTNALEVLEGKAYRLQHPWVGVVNRSQADINRNVDMLAARCREREYFATSPDYAHLASKMGSEHLANLLSRQLESVIRARIPDVASLISRNIDDIESELNILGSPIPIDGGAQLYTILELCRAFEQTFKEHLVGGRPGGDRIHIVFEHQLPAALRKIPMDRHLSVKNVKRIVFEADGYQPHLVAPELGYRRLIEGALTFFRGPAEASVDAVHIILKELVRKTIAGTQELRRLPALQSEIAAAAYEALEKFREESKKTTLRLVDMESSYITVDFFRKLPQEDLTGGIPSMSPSGRFSEAHFQRIGSTISSYIDMVSHTLKNSIPKAVVYCQVREAKQGLLNHFYAQLGSKEVNQLTELLAEHPELMVKREKCSKRLALCRSARDEIESVLWTS; from the exons ATGGCGACCATGAAAGGTTTGATCCAAGCAGTAAACACATTACAACAAGTCTTCACTAAATTACGAGACTTCGTCGATGACGCATCCTTTCCTGTTTTCGACGTTCTTCCCTCTATCGCCGTCGTCGGGGGCCAG AGCTCCGGCAAGTCATCGGTGCTTGAGAGTATTGTTGGACGTGATTTCCTCCCTCGCGGCTCAG GTATTATAACTAGAAGGCCTTTGGTATTGCAACTGTGCAAGATAGAGCAAGGAACACAAGAGTATGCAGAGTTTCTTCACTTGCCAAAAGCGCGATTCAccgattttt CGCTGGTACGTAATGAAATCCAAGAAGAAACCGATAGGATGACTGGCAGGTTGAAGAAAATATCACAAGTCCCCATCCAATTAACCATCTATTCACCCAATG TTGTTAATCTGACATTGATTGATTTACCTGGCTTAACAAAAGTTGCTGTAG AAGGGCAGCCGGAGACAATTGTAAACGATATTGAGAACTTGGTCCGATCATATGTGCAGAAG CCCAACTGCATTATCCTTGCAATAACTCCAGCTAACCAAGATGTAGCAACATCTGATTCCATCAGGCTTGCACGTGAAGTTGACCCTGCAG GGGAACGAACGTTTGGTGTCTTGACTAAACTGGACTTGATGGACAGGGGAACAAATGCTTTAGAG GTTCTTGAAGGAAAAGCCTATCGTCTGCAGCATCCGTGGGTAGGTGTTGTGAATCGTTCCCAAGCAGACATCAACAGaaatgttgatatgcttgctgcAAGATGTAGAGAACGTGAATATTTTGCCACAAGTCCTGATTATGCGCACTTGGCTAGCAAGATGGGCTCCGAGCATCTAGCAAACCTTCTTTCAAGA CAACTGGAGTCGGTAATCAGGGCACGTATCCCAGATGTTGCATCTCTAATTAGCAGAAACATTGATGACATTGAATCTGAGTTAAATATCCTTGGTAGTCCGATTCCCATTGATGGAGGG GCACAGTTGTATACTATTCTAGAACTTTGCCGTGCATTTGAGCAGACATTTAAAGAGCATCTGGTGGGAGG GCGACCAGGTGGTGATCGTATACACATAGTATTTGAACATCAGCTTCCAGCTGCTCTACGGAAAATCCCTATGGATCGCCACCTTTCAGTAAAGAACGTTAAAAGAATTGTCTTTGAAGCCGATGGTTATCAACCTCATCTTGTTGCACCTGAGCTAGGGTATAGACGGCTTATTGAAGGCGCACTTACATTTTTCCGAGGTCCAGCTGAAGCTTCAGTTGATGCT GTTCACATCATTCTAAAAGAACTTGTGAGGAAAACCATTGCAGGAACTCAG GAATTAAGACGGTTGCCAGCTCTTCAATCTGAGATAGCAGCGGCTGCATATGAGGCACTAGAGAAGTTCCGGGAGGAGAGCAAGAAGACAACTCTACGACTCGTTGACATGGAATCCTCATATATTACTGTTGATTTCTTCCGCAAACTTCCTCAGGAGGATCTGACAGGAGGAATCCCATCTATGAGCCCTAGTGGCCGATTCTCAGAGGCTCACTTCCAAAGAATTGGTTCCACTATTTCCTCTTACATTGATATGGTATCTCACACACTGAAGAACTCCATTCCTAAGGCTGTGGTGTACTGCCAGGTTAGGGAAGCAAAGCAGGGTTTACTTAATCACTTTTACGCACAATTGGGAAGCAAAGAG GTCAATCAGTTGACTGAATTGCTGGCTGAACATCCGGAGTTGATGGTAAAAAGAGAGAAATGTTCAAAGCGGCTGGCGTTGTGCAGATCTGCTCGAGATGAGATTGAGTCAGTCTTATGGACAAGCTAA
- the LOC141638461 gene encoding B3 domain-containing protein REM14-like, with product MVNPNAAESSHSSVSKEHSSFFQPFVQHKNSINLRIPPPFVKNFRNIPSEISLRNINGLVWPAKLSYIGDHLHISSGWKEFVKEHSLKSGDFVVFHYVPDTTFFVMAFDSDGCNKVAPLVKKRRRTIAPPTLLFERTIRNTHKNFLTFPSWVIKKCGVELPQKVELCFEEGVSTITWLRGAKDRTILGYTGIDRFLEMNNVQKGDKLQFQIIRGEGKAIKNIIARRLPQ from the exons ATGGTGAATCCAAATGCGGCCGAGTCGTCCCACAGTAGTGTCTCCAAGGAACATTCGAGTTTCTTTCAGCCTTTTGTTCAACATAAGAACTCCATCAATCTG CGGATACCTCCACCATTCGTCAAGAACTTCCGAAACATTCCATCTGAGATATCCTTGAGAAACATCAATGGGTTGGTTTGGCCTGCAAAACTGAGTTACATCGGCGATCACTTGCACATATCGTCAGGCTGGAAAGAGTTCGTTAAGGAACATTCTCTGAAAAGCGGAGATTTTGTGGTGTTCCACTATGTACCAGATACCACGTTTTTTGTTATGGCCTTCGACTCTGATGGCTGCAACAAGGTCGCGCCTCTAGTCAAGAAAAGACGCAGAACAATTGCTCCCCCAACTTTGCTATTTGAGAGGACTATCCGGAACACACACAAGAATTTTTTG ACATTTCCCAGTTGGGTGATAAAGAAATGTGGTGTCGAGCTACCTCAGAAGGTGGAGCTTTGTTTCGAGGAAGGGGTATCAACGATTACATGGTTGCGCGGAGCAAAAGACAGGACAATTCTGGGATATACTGGGATAGATCGATTCTTGGAGATGAACAATGTTCAAAAGGGAGATAAGCTTCAGTTTCAGATTATTCGCGGAGAAGGGAAGGCCATCAAAAACATTATTGCTAGGAGGCTTCCGCAATAA